Genomic segment of Mycoplasmopsis edwardii:
ATTTAAAACAAAAGAAGATTTCAAAAAACGTAGCGGAATTAACAATACACTATATAATGAAGTACTTCGTCTAGGTGTTTTAGAAGAATTAGATGATAGAGATCAAATGACACTATTTTAATTACAAAAAGTAAACGCAAGTTTATTTTTTTGTTCTTTTTTAGTTTTTTAAAAAGAATATAATATTTATAGATATAGGAGACAAATATGAAATACTTAAAAACATTATTTTTAACCACAGGTTTAACCTTAACTACAGCTACATTAATGATTTCTTGTACTAAGCAACCAGAAGATAAAAAAGTAGCAGAGAAAAAAGAAGAACCAAAACCAACAACCAATGATAGTTCATCTTCAAGTTCTCAAACATCACCTTCAAACGAATCAACAAACCCATCACCTTCAAATTCAGGGGAGTCATCAACTACAAAACCTTCAAACAATTCAAGTGCACAAAATAATGAATCAAACAAATTAGAAATTTTAGCAACTGCTTCAAATTTTACAATCACACCAGACGCAACTCTTGGTAGACTTTCATTTGATATTATCTTAAACAGAACTTTAGAAAATATCTATGATGATACTGAGTACAAAATTGTAATTAATGGTAAAGAATATGAAATTCAAGGTATTCAAAATAACCATGGTTCAAACCAATATTCATGAGATTTAGATAACCTTGTAAAAGGAACATACAAAGTTCAATACATTAAAAACAAAGCAAACAAAGTTATTTATGCAAATAATGAAAATAATGAAGAAGGCAAAACAGTTCAACTTTAATAAAAAGTGCTACTTAATATTTAAGTAGCTTTAATTTTGTTTTAATATGTTAAAATTTTTATATAAAGTCAATTTATTTCAAATAATAATTTACACAAAATAAGGAGAAAAAATGGAAAAAGAAAGATATTTATTCGCAATAGATTTAGATGGAACGACTCTTAGATCAAGTGCTACTGGTGAAGTTCATGATCAAACTTTAGCAGCTATTAAAAGAGCTCAAGATGAAGGACACATTGTTTGTATTTTAACAGGTCGTCCATGAAGAAGTACAAAATTCATCTACGAGACTTTAGGTTTAGATACAGTTGTGTCAAATTATAATGGTGCTCACATTCACCACCCTAAAGATGACGGATTCATTCCATATATTAAATACCTAAACTTAAATGAAGCATTATACATTCTTGGTGACGAAAAGGTTCAAAAAGAAATTTCAAACATTGCTATTGAAGGACCAGATTGAGTCCAATTACAAAAGAGAGATGAAGATTTAGAAAAAGTTTTTGGATTCTCAACAACTTCAAAATTAAAAATTGGTTTAGATTTTCATAAATTACCTTTAATGCCAACAGGAATCATTTTTGACGTTAAAAAAGATACAGATGTTGAAGATCTTAGATGCTATTTAAAAGCAAGATATGGTGATTTAGCAGAATTCTCATACTGATCAAAAGGTGAAGGTTTAAGTCCGGTTTTCGACATGACTAATATTACAGCAAACAAAGGTAAAGCTTTAAGTATGCTTATTAGATACTACGATGTTAAAACAAAAAACACAATTGCTTTAGGTGATGGATTTAACGATGTTCCTATGTTTAAGGTTGCTAACATTTCTGTTGCCATGGGGAATGCAACAAAAGATGTTAAAAGATATGCAACTGTAAGAATTTCAAAATCAAACAAAGAAGGTGGAGTTGGCTGATACATTAACAAATTCTTAGATAATCCAGAATCAGAAATCGCAAAATCAAACGAGAAAAGAAAGAAAATCAGACAAGCTGAGGAAGAATAATGCTATTTTTAGATAATTTTGATTTTGATTTTAAAAATGAAAATGTTTTAGGAATAGATGAAACAGGAGTAGGAGATTATTTTACTCCTGTTATTTCATGCGCTGCATTTTTACCAAAAGAAATGATCGAATGAACTAAAGAAATAGGAGTTAAAGACTCAAAATTATTATCAGATCAAAAAATTAATGAAATCGCAGATCTTTTAATACATAAAGTACCATTTTCTGTTTATACACTAACTCAAAGCGGATATAACAAATTAGTTGATAAGAAATTCAATGCAAATGAAATTAAATTTTTTATCCATATGCAATCAATATTAAATTTTGAAAAAAAGTATAACTTCCAAAATAAAAAAATATTAATTGATCAATATTCAACTACTAATTCAATTAAAAAATATCAAGATAGATTTAGTTTTATAGAAGACTTTTCAAATTTCTATAAAAAAGAAAAAGAAATTTATTTAATGAAAAAAGCAGAACAGCATTCTCAAGCTGTAGCTTGTGCTTCAATCATTGCTAGAGCAACATTAAATAATTACATGAAAAAGCAAAAAGAAGAATATGATTTTAACTTCCTTTTAGGAGCAAGTCAAAAAGCTAAAGACCAAGTTAGCGAATTTGAAGCAAAATTCGGAAAAGAAACATTAAGTAAAGTTTCAAAAACTAGCTTTAAAATATAGTTTTGTTCTTTTTCTTTCCACATTTACTAAAAGAGATATTTAGATAATGGAGGAGAAAATGAAAGAAGATAAAAATTTAGAAACAGAAAATAAATCAATTATTAAAAGCGCGATTAGTCACATCGAGAAAAAATTCGGAAAAGAATCAATTATGCTATTAGGAGATGTGCCTGATGTAGCTGTTGAGACATTTCATAGTGGTAGCTATATATTAGATGATATTTTAGGAATCGGAGGATATCCTAAAGGTAGAATTATTGAGATATATGGACCAGAAAGCTCAGGTAAAACAACTCTTTCGTTACATGCTATTGCTGAAGTACAAAAAAATGGTGGTATTGCAGCATTTATTGATGCTGAGCATTCAATAGATCCAGTTTTTGCAAGTAAACTTGGTGTAGATGTCCATACATTAATCTTATCTCAACCAGATTCAGGAGAACAAGCATTAGAGATTGTTGATATTCTTGCTCGTTTAGGAAATATTGACTTAATTGTTGTTGATAGTGTTGCAGCGTTAGTTCCATTAGCAGAACTTAATGGCGAAATGAATGAACAACAAATTGGTGCACAAGCTAGATTAATGTCTAAAGCTCTTAGAAAAATAACAGGTAACTTAAATAAAAATAAAACCACAATTATTTTTATTAACCAAATTAGAGAAAAAGTTGGTGTTATTTTCGGAAACCTAGAAACAACACCAGGTGGTAGAGCACTTAAATTTTATTCAAGTATAAGAATCGAAGTTAGAAAAGGAAGTCAGATTTCTTTAGATAAGGATGTGTCTGGTTCTGAAATGAAATTTAAGATTGTTAAAAACAAATTAGCGCCACCATATAAATCCGCACAAACCGATTTATTATTTAATGAAGGTATAGATAAATATAGTGAGCTTGTAGATATCGGTGTCAACTCAGGTATTCTTGAGAAAAAAGGAGCTTGGTTTAGTTATGAAGGCAACAACATAGCTCAAGGTAAAAAAAATATGAGAGACTATATATTAAATAATAAAGAGTTAAAAGAAAAGATTATAAGTACTTTGAACAAACCAAAAATAGAAGATTAAACATTTTCTATTTTTTATTTATGTTATATTATTTATATTATGAGTAACAAAAAAAACAACTACATTAAACTATTATTTATAGGAGATATTTTCGGTTTACCAGGAATAGTGACTTTAGAAAAAAACCTTAAACAAATTATCAATGATAATCAAATTGATTTTGTTATTGCTCAAGGTGAAAATGTTACTGGTAGAAAAGGATTAAGTGAACTAGATTATTTAAGATTAAAAAAAGCTGGTGTTAACTTCTTTACAATGGGGAATCATGTTTGAGCCAATGAAGATATTGAAAAGATAATTGAAAACGATGATATTGCAAGACCATTCAATATTGAAGAAGGTTATCCAGGGCAAGGTACCAGAGTTGTTGATATTAGAGGATTTAAATTAAGAATAACATCAATGATGGGTATATCATTTAATGAATTAAGATATCCATGAGAACAGGCTTATGCTGATTCATTCTTAGAAGCATTTGATATATTATATAGTTCACATGGTAAAACAGATTTCCACTTTATTGATTTCCATGGAGAAACAACAAGTGAAAAATATGTCTTTGGTTTACATGTTGATGGTAAAGCAGATGTAGTTGTGGGTACTCATACTCATGTTCAAACAAATGATGATCATGTTTTACCAAATGGAACTTGTTATATTACTGATGTTGGTATGACAGGGCCTATTAATTCAGCTATTGGAGCAAGGGTTGATGAAGTTAAAAATAAAATTTTAAAACCAGATTCTAAAGATAGATTTTATATTAGTGGCAACAATACACAAATTAATGCTGTTATTGTCAAATTATATAAAGACGGATTAAAAACAAATAAAAACACAATTGAAAAGATTAATTTATTTAATTTAAAAATTTATTAAAAATATTTTTTGTTTTAAAAAATTTGTACTATAATTCTATTGCACATTTTGAGAAAAATGAAGTTCTTTGAAAACTAGATATACACAAAACATGACAGTCAATTTTTTCGAGAGTTTGATCCTGGCTCAGGATGAACGCTGGCTGTGTGCCTAATACATGCATGTCGAGCGGAGTTCTTCGGAACTTAGCGGCGAATGGGTGAGTAACACGTACTTAACATGCCTTTTAGATTGGGACAACGATGAGAAATTATCGCTAATACCGGATACTTATATGGTTCGCATGAACTATATATAAAAGGAGCTTTACGGCTTCACTAGAAGATTGGGGTGCGGAACATTAGCTA
This window contains:
- a CDS encoding Cof-type HAD-IIB family hydrolase yields the protein MEKERYLFAIDLDGTTLRSSATGEVHDQTLAAIKRAQDEGHIVCILTGRPWRSTKFIYETLGLDTVVSNYNGAHIHHPKDDGFIPYIKYLNLNEALYILGDEKVQKEISNIAIEGPDWVQLQKRDEDLEKVFGFSTTSKLKIGLDFHKLPLMPTGIIFDVKKDTDVEDLRCYLKARYGDLAEFSYWSKGEGLSPVFDMTNITANKGKALSMLIRYYDVKTKNTIALGDGFNDVPMFKVANISVAMGNATKDVKRYATVRISKSNKEGGVGWYINKFLDNPESEIAKSNEKRKKIRQAEEE
- a CDS encoding ribonuclease HIII; its protein translation is MLFLDNFDFDFKNENVLGIDETGVGDYFTPVISCAAFLPKEMIEWTKEIGVKDSKLLSDQKINEIADLLIHKVPFSVYTLTQSGYNKLVDKKFNANEIKFFIHMQSILNFEKKYNFQNKKILIDQYSTTNSIKKYQDRFSFIEDFSNFYKKEKEIYLMKKAEQHSQAVACASIIARATLNNYMKKQKEEYDFNFLLGASQKAKDQVSEFEAKFGKETLSKVSKTSFKI
- the recA gene encoding recombinase RecA, with amino-acid sequence MKEDKNLETENKSIIKSAISHIEKKFGKESIMLLGDVPDVAVETFHSGSYILDDILGIGGYPKGRIIEIYGPESSGKTTLSLHAIAEVQKNGGIAAFIDAEHSIDPVFASKLGVDVHTLILSQPDSGEQALEIVDILARLGNIDLIVVDSVAALVPLAELNGEMNEQQIGAQARLMSKALRKITGNLNKNKTTIIFINQIREKVGVIFGNLETTPGGRALKFYSSIRIEVRKGSQISLDKDVSGSEMKFKIVKNKLAPPYKSAQTDLLFNEGIDKYSELVDIGVNSGILEKKGAWFSYEGNNIAQGKKNMRDYILNNKELKEKIISTLNKPKIED
- a CDS encoding TIGR00282 family metallophosphoesterase, which gives rise to MSNKKNNYIKLLFIGDIFGLPGIVTLEKNLKQIINDNQIDFVIAQGENVTGRKGLSELDYLRLKKAGVNFFTMGNHVWANEDIEKIIENDDIARPFNIEEGYPGQGTRVVDIRGFKLRITSMMGISFNELRYPWEQAYADSFLEAFDILYSSHGKTDFHFIDFHGETTSEKYVFGLHVDGKADVVVGTHTHVQTNDDHVLPNGTCYITDVGMTGPINSAIGARVDEVKNKILKPDSKDRFYISGNNTQINAVIVKLYKDGLKTNKNTIEKINLFNLKIY